Proteins co-encoded in one uncultured Draconibacterium sp. genomic window:
- a CDS encoding P1 family peptidase: MLRFSLFFLLFLTVFSAFSQRLRDFDIKPGVMIPGALNAITDVEGVKVGHTTIVEGDNIRTGVTAIIPHPGNIFQEKVPAAIYIGNGFGKLAGYSQVEELGNIETPIVLTNTLSVPVACDALITYTLDQNKDVRSVNAVVGETNDGWLNDIRGRHVKQEHVLNAIESASSGPVEEGNVGAGTGTICFGFKGGIGTSSRVLPDELGGYTVGVLIQSNFGGVLKIDDFNAGEALGKFPFSESIRNQEDGSCMIVVATDAPLGSRNLKRMAKRAIMGLAKTGGIASNGSGDYVIAFSTAKENRVPYNVKNAEMELKELHNDKMSPLLLATIEATEEAILNSLLAAKTITGRDGHKIKALPIQKIIELRKNIER; the protein is encoded by the coding sequence ATGTTACGATTCTCTCTTTTTTTCCTACTGTTTCTGACTGTTTTTTCCGCTTTTTCGCAACGATTGCGCGATTTCGATATCAAGCCCGGAGTGATGATTCCCGGTGCATTAAATGCCATTACCGATGTGGAAGGCGTAAAAGTTGGGCACACAACAATTGTTGAAGGCGACAATATTCGCACCGGTGTTACGGCAATCATTCCTCACCCGGGAAATATTTTCCAGGAGAAAGTGCCTGCTGCTATTTACATCGGAAACGGTTTTGGTAAACTGGCCGGATATAGCCAGGTCGAAGAGTTGGGAAATATTGAAACTCCTATCGTACTGACCAACACACTCAGCGTTCCGGTAGCCTGCGATGCGTTGATCACCTATACGCTCGATCAAAATAAAGACGTTCGCTCGGTAAACGCAGTGGTTGGCGAGACTAACGACGGCTGGTTAAACGATATCAGGGGGCGCCATGTTAAGCAAGAACACGTTTTAAATGCCATTGAATCGGCATCAAGCGGACCGGTTGAAGAAGGAAATGTAGGGGCCGGAACTGGAACCATTTGTTTTGGATTTAAAGGTGGTATCGGAACTTCATCGAGAGTTTTGCCAGATGAACTCGGCGGTTATACGGTTGGAGTGTTGATACAAAGTAATTTTGGCGGCGTGTTAAAGATCGATGATTTTAATGCCGGCGAAGCTTTGGGAAAATTTCCCTTTAGTGAATCGATTCGTAACCAGGAAGACGGTTCGTGTATGATTGTTGTTGCAACTGATGCACCACTCGGTTCACGCAACTTAAAGCGCATGGCAAAAAGGGCGATTATGGGTTTGGCAAAAACCGGGGGAATTGCTTCGAATGGAAGTGGTGATTATGTGATTGCCTTTTCAACGGCTAAAGAAAACCGCGTTCCGTATAATGTAAAAAATGCCGAAATGGAGTTAAAAGAGTTGCATAACGATAAAATGTCTCCCCTATTACTGGCAACCATTGAAGCGACCGAAGAAGCAATCTTAAATTCCTTGCTAGCAGCAAAAACGATAACCGGAAGGGATGGTCATAAAATTAAGGCCTTGCCAATTCAGAAAATCATTGAATTGCGTAAGAATATTGAACGCTAA